Proteins from a genomic interval of Oceanispirochaeta crateris:
- a CDS encoding sugar phosphate isomerase/epimerase family protein, translating to MRNIGIYYAYWTDDWDTDFLPFIPKVKSLGFDQLEINGGALVSLSKGERQRLKESALENGITLSYGIGLTADHDVSSLNESIRKEGVNFMKKMIGAVAEMGGGMIGGTVHSYWPATAPDDLSVKKQILMKSHQSMKEMIPMAEDLNVILNVEVINRFEQFLLNTCQEAVDYVEIINSPNCKILLDTFHMNIEEDSFGDAIRLAGSHLSALHLGETNRKPPGCGRIPWSEIKTALDDIHFEGPLVMEPFIKPGGQVGKDIALWRDLMPTADLDNEAAKSVQFVKKHLL from the coding sequence ATGAGGAATATTGGAATTTATTATGCTTATTGGACTGATGACTGGGATACCGATTTTTTACCGTTTATCCCAAAAGTAAAATCACTTGGCTTTGATCAACTTGAAATCAATGGAGGAGCCTTGGTTTCTCTTTCAAAAGGAGAAAGACAACGACTCAAAGAATCTGCTCTTGAGAATGGTATAACTCTCAGTTACGGAATTGGCTTAACCGCCGACCATGATGTGTCATCCCTCAATGAATCAATTCGAAAAGAGGGCGTCAATTTTATGAAAAAGATGATTGGTGCCGTTGCAGAGATGGGCGGAGGCATGATCGGAGGAACGGTCCACAGCTATTGGCCTGCAACAGCTCCAGACGATTTGTCCGTCAAGAAGCAAATTTTAATGAAGAGCCACCAGAGCATGAAAGAAATGATTCCTATGGCAGAGGATCTGAATGTTATATTGAATGTGGAAGTCATTAATCGATTTGAACAGTTCCTCCTGAACACATGCCAGGAAGCCGTTGATTATGTAGAAATTATAAATAGTCCCAATTGCAAGATCCTACTGGATACCTTCCATATGAATATTGAAGAAGATTCATTCGGAGATGCCATTAGACTTGCCGGATCACACTTATCGGCTCTTCATTTAGGTGAAACAAACAGAAAACCGCCAGGATGCGGCAGAATACCCTGGTCAGAAATCAAGACAGCCCTTGATGATATTCATTTTGAAGGTCCCCTTGTGATGGAGCCCTTTATTAAACCAGGGGGACAGGTAGGAAAGGATATAGCCCTATGGAGGGACCTGATGCCAACTGCGGATCTGGATAACGAAGCAGCAAAATCTGTTCAATTTGTGAAAAAGCATCTTTTGTAA
- a CDS encoding xylulokinase, translated as MKERNCILTYDIGTTGNKCSVFDITGNMLASTTIHYATEYPFPGWSQQNPEDYWDSVIKGTKCLFEKAPEIFGRIACISLSGHMNGMLPIDQEGKALFPEVIHSDNRAEPFCNDIRNKISDSDFYSICGNRIDVHLSLPKILWFKSNHPDLYKKTSYFIQSKDFIAGNLTGNYGITDFSDASLTCVLDLTQKAWSKEILEINSLSIEKFPHLLHSHDQAGTLGKDQAVMLHLPRGLPVFMGGGDAASSARGAGIDGYKMAQNNIGSSSWISLLSPAPLMDEKRRIQNFFDLDGVNFNLCGTVQSAGIAIDWLLEEMIQPGNTKVNKYSYCESLAQTSKAGSNGLFFIPYLMGERTPHWNSSLKGAFLGLSLNHKKKDICRSVFEGITLALKDVLDVFNENDKEIEKLSLTGGGAISLFWNQIMSDVYQKPVNIPHAPKQATSLGAAMAAGVGMNFYKSYSEAVKLVHTERTVNPGVENMEIYEERHSMFKRLYASYADLSALLSSY; from the coding sequence ATGAAAGAGCGAAACTGCATTCTGACCTACGATATTGGCACAACGGGCAATAAATGCTCTGTTTTCGATATCACCGGCAATATGCTGGCCTCGACAACAATACACTATGCTACAGAATACCCCTTTCCGGGTTGGTCGCAACAGAATCCCGAGGACTACTGGGATAGTGTTATCAAAGGGACGAAATGTCTATTTGAAAAAGCTCCGGAAATTTTTGGTCGTATAGCTTGTATCAGCTTGAGTGGTCATATGAATGGCATGCTTCCCATTGATCAAGAAGGAAAGGCTCTGTTTCCAGAGGTCATACACTCCGACAATAGAGCAGAGCCTTTCTGTAATGACATACGAAACAAAATATCCGACTCCGATTTCTACTCCATCTGTGGGAATAGAATTGATGTCCATCTATCGCTTCCCAAGATCCTTTGGTTTAAGAGTAACCATCCCGATCTGTACAAAAAGACGTCCTACTTTATCCAGAGTAAAGACTTTATTGCAGGAAATCTGACGGGAAACTATGGCATAACAGATTTTTCTGATGCCTCTCTCACTTGTGTCCTCGACCTGACTCAAAAGGCATGGTCTAAAGAAATTCTTGAAATAAACAGTCTCAGTATTGAAAAGTTCCCACACCTGCTTCATTCCCATGATCAGGCAGGAACACTGGGTAAGGATCAGGCTGTGATGTTGCATCTTCCGCGAGGTTTGCCTGTGTTCATGGGTGGTGGGGACGCCGCCAGCTCGGCAAGGGGCGCCGGAATTGACGGGTATAAGATGGCTCAGAACAATATTGGGAGCAGTTCATGGATTTCCTTGCTCTCCCCTGCACCACTGATGGATGAAAAAAGACGTATACAGAATTTCTTTGATCTGGACGGTGTCAATTTCAATCTGTGTGGAACCGTACAATCTGCGGGGATAGCCATCGATTGGCTTCTGGAAGAGATGATTCAACCTGGAAATACTAAGGTCAATAAATATTCCTATTGTGAATCATTGGCCCAGACATCCAAAGCAGGATCGAACGGTCTATTCTTTATCCCTTATTTAATGGGAGAGCGGACTCCCCATTGGAATTCTTCACTGAAGGGAGCATTTCTGGGTCTTTCTCTGAACCATAAAAAAAAGGATATTTGCAGATCTGTGTTTGAAGGGATAACCCTTGCCTTAAAAGATGTTCTGGATGTCTTCAATGAAAATGATAAAGAAATTGAAAAACTGTCCCTCACCGGAGGCGGTGCCATCTCTTTGTTCTGGAATCAGATTATGAGTGATGTGTATCAAAAACCTGTGAACATACCTCATGCTCCCAAACAGGCCACAAGCCTTGGTGCTGCTATGGCTGCTGGTGTTGGTATGAATTTCTATAAGTCCTACAGCGAGGCTGTAAAGCTTGTTCATACGGAACGAACAGTCAATCCAGGAGTAGAGAATATGGAAATTTATGAAGAAAGACATAGTATGTTTAAGCGCTTGTATGCATCTTATGCTGATTTATCGGCCTTACTAAGTAGTTATTGA
- a CDS encoding SDR family oxidoreductase encodes MITFNLESKTAYVTGGARGIGKTVALGLAKNGADVAIVDIDLKMATSVAEEIKAMGRRSLAISCDVTNPEDVQSMVDTIVKEWGKLDIAFNNAGICINVEAENMTPQEWKKVIDINLTGVFFTSQAAGKVMIKQKKGVIINTASMSGHIVNSPQPQCAYNASKAAVMMLTKSLAVEWAPYNVRVNSLSPGYIATEMTLSAPAEWKDRWIDLTPVKRMGTPKELVSAILYLADDSASFTTGTDLVVDGGFTSI; translated from the coding sequence ATGATCACATTTAATCTGGAAAGTAAAACAGCCTATGTCACTGGCGGAGCCCGAGGAATAGGAAAGACAGTGGCTCTTGGTCTCGCTAAGAATGGCGCCGATGTTGCCATTGTGGATATAGACCTAAAGATGGCGACATCTGTTGCTGAAGAAATTAAAGCCATGGGCCGCCGGTCCTTGGCCATATCCTGCGACGTCACCAACCCAGAAGACGTTCAATCCATGGTCGATACCATTGTTAAAGAGTGGGGCAAACTGGATATTGCCTTCAACAATGCCGGTATCTGTATCAATGTAGAAGCAGAGAACATGACCCCACAGGAATGGAAAAAAGTCATAGATATCAATCTAACCGGTGTATTTTTCACATCTCAAGCCGCAGGAAAGGTTATGATCAAACAAAAAAAAGGCGTCATAATCAACACCGCATCCATGTCCGGTCATATCGTCAATTCTCCTCAGCCCCAATGTGCTTACAATGCCTCAAAAGCTGCTGTAATGATGCTGACCAAATCACTAGCAGTCGAATGGGCACCCTACAACGTACGTGTCAATAGTTTGAGCCCAGGGTATATCGCTACAGAAATGACACTTTCAGCTCCAGCTGAATGGAAAGACCGCTGGATAGATCTTACCCCCGTAAAACGTATGGGTACTCCCAAAGAATTAGTGAGCGCTATTCTCTATCTGGCAGATGATTCGGCGTCATTTACAACCGGTACTGACCTGGTTGTAGACGGCGGTTTTACGTCCATTTAG
- a CDS encoding LacI family DNA-binding transcriptional regulator, which produces MGASMKDVARLANVSIATVSHVINKTRNVNKETEEKVIKAIKDLNYFVNPVARNLRNGNSKVIGYVVSNLANTFFMDIALSIDKIMSENGYHLIYINSSEDTAKERNNIESLLMHNVDGLIIAPVGKDCSYMENLIADRCPCVFFDRKPIGFDRDVIMSTNREGALDGTELLISKGHRNIGYVASRHDETMHERSDGFKAALIKHGLKINEDLILSGSGRPRSMDEQSIGDSYLLAKDLIINHKVTALFCSNILAAVGVNNFILENPDLISSDFAVTSFDDAFWYSMVNPRVSAVKQDKEAIGETVAKTLMKRINKSDDPIQEYRIPTTLIPR; this is translated from the coding sequence ATGGGTGCTTCAATGAAGGATGTAGCGCGGCTTGCCAATGTATCTATTGCGACCGTCTCCCATGTCATCAACAAAACAAGGAATGTGAACAAAGAAACTGAAGAGAAGGTTATCAAGGCTATTAAAGACCTGAACTACTTTGTAAATCCTGTGGCAAGAAATCTGAGGAACGGAAACTCCAAGGTCATAGGCTATGTCGTATCAAACCTGGCAAACACTTTTTTCATGGATATCGCACTCAGTATCGATAAAATCATGAGTGAAAACGGTTACCATCTTATTTATATCAATTCAAGCGAAGACACAGCGAAAGAACGCAATAATATTGAGAGTCTTCTCATGCACAATGTGGATGGACTTATCATTGCCCCTGTAGGAAAGGATTGCAGCTATATGGAAAACCTTATAGCCGACCGCTGTCCCTGTGTATTTTTCGACAGAAAGCCCATAGGATTTGACAGAGATGTCATCATGTCAACAAATAGAGAAGGAGCTCTTGATGGTACAGAGCTCCTTATCAGCAAGGGTCATAGGAACATTGGTTATGTTGCATCCCGGCATGATGAGACGATGCATGAGAGATCTGATGGATTCAAGGCGGCCCTTATAAAGCATGGCTTAAAGATAAATGAAGATCTCATTTTATCAGGATCAGGACGGCCCAGGTCCATGGATGAACAGTCCATTGGAGATTCATATCTTCTTGCAAAGGATTTGATAATCAACCATAAAGTGACCGCCTTATTCTGCAGCAATATTCTGGCAGCCGTAGGTGTGAATAATTTCATATTGGAAAATCCGGATTTAATTTCCAGTGATTTTGCAGTTACAAGTTTTGATGATGCCTTCTGGTACTCAATGGTGAATCCACGTGTCTCTGCTGTAAAACAGGACAAGGAAGCCATTGGTGAAACTGTAGCCAAGACTCTGATGAAACGAATCAATAAGAGTGACGATCCAATTCAGGAGTATCGAATACCCACAACATTAATACCAAGGTAG
- a CDS encoding ABC transporter substrate-binding protein, producing the protein MKRNLRVMTFFLWVNLLLATTMVFAAGQQEVEQTGGVTVVNIALANNPISQALEKIARENYKAEGVEVNISVLPENDLIQKLTTEASTGGTTYDVFFIGPYEANNWARFGWLENLEPYFAKMSSEKKSWYDRADLIQGMVGSVSLDGDAYALPFYGESSFIMYNKELFAAKGLTMPESPTWEQIYELAKKIHDPAKGIVGMTMRGAPGWGMSGAPFVTMVNAFGGRFYDMEWNATVDTPEQRAAWQMYKKILREAGQKDILSYTYNECIALMQSGNCGIYYDATSIAPPLESEGSAVAGKVGYVLPPHQKMKTNTAWLWNWSMGLNPKSNDMKKQAAFDFMVWATSKEYIKLSTELDASGALTPPASRSSTYTLDAYKSAPYAAMTLKTLESIDFTKPTLDPVPYVGLQYIAIPEFADAGTKMTQYLADYVVDKITLDEAIKKTNDLFNQVAIDGDYR; encoded by the coding sequence ATGAAAAGGAATCTAAGGGTTATGACTTTCTTTCTCTGGGTGAATCTATTGTTGGCCACAACAATGGTATTTGCTGCGGGACAACAGGAAGTTGAACAGACCGGCGGTGTGACTGTTGTCAACATCGCATTGGCAAACAATCCCATTTCTCAGGCTCTAGAAAAGATAGCCAGAGAAAACTATAAGGCAGAAGGTGTTGAAGTTAATATTTCAGTGCTTCCTGAAAATGACTTGATACAGAAGTTAACTACAGAAGCTTCCACCGGTGGTACAACCTATGATGTCTTCTTTATTGGCCCCTATGAAGCCAATAATTGGGCCCGCTTTGGTTGGCTTGAGAATCTGGAACCTTACTTCGCTAAAATGTCCTCTGAAAAGAAGTCCTGGTATGATCGTGCGGACCTGATTCAGGGAATGGTCGGATCTGTTTCACTGGATGGAGATGCTTATGCTCTTCCCTTCTATGGTGAAAGCTCCTTCATTATGTATAACAAAGAACTCTTTGCCGCCAAGGGATTGACTATGCCCGAATCTCCTACATGGGAGCAAATCTATGAACTGGCTAAGAAAATCCATGATCCAGCAAAGGGAATTGTCGGAATGACCATGAGAGGCGCTCCTGGCTGGGGAATGAGCGGTGCTCCTTTTGTAACCATGGTAAATGCCTTCGGTGGTCGCTTCTACGATATGGAATGGAATGCTACCGTAGATACACCAGAGCAAAGAGCTGCATGGCAGATGTACAAAAAAATACTGAGGGAAGCCGGTCAAAAAGACATCCTTTCCTACACATATAACGAATGTATTGCTCTGATGCAGTCCGGCAATTGCGGTATCTACTATGATGCCACTTCCATTGCCCCACCTCTGGAGTCTGAAGGATCTGCCGTAGCTGGCAAGGTTGGTTATGTGCTTCCTCCTCATCAGAAAATGAAAACAAATACAGCATGGTTATGGAACTGGTCTATGGGTTTGAACCCCAAAAGTAATGACATGAAAAAACAGGCTGCATTTGACTTTATGGTCTGGGCAACATCTAAAGAGTACATCAAACTGTCAACCGAACTGGACGCTTCTGGTGCATTGACGCCTCCAGCTTCCCGATCTTCTACATACACGTTGGATGCTTACAAATCGGCTCCTTATGCTGCTATGACACTCAAGACTCTTGAGTCTATCGATTTTACAAAACCGACTCTGGATCCTGTTCCTTATGTTGGTCTTCAGTATATTGCAATTCCCGAGTTTGCCGATGCTGGAACAAAAATGACTCAGTATCTGGCTGATTATGTAGTTGATAAGATCACATTAGATGAAGCTATCAAGAAAACAAATGACCTCTTTAATCAGGTGGCCATTGATGGTGATTATCGATAA
- a CDS encoding carbohydrate ABC transporter permease, producing MKKEKDWLFLLPAILVVAVMTQVPFILTIIYSTLKWNLSRPDLPIKFIGFENYLYYLRIPEFPVIPEFYSIFWQTIVLTLSTLIFCAVFGFLFSILLDHQVPGINIARTLIMGPFFVMSTASGVIWKTTIFNTTFGWYGVIAKSLGFTPVDLLSYHPMAVIIFLFSWQWIPFFVLIILAGLQGISGDVVDSMRVDGANWFESTFMIKLPMISQHVMVATMLGLIFIVKEIGLILVTTAGGPGTRSYNLPYAVYMEIFNGSQVGRAGALATMTVAITLISVNVLYRIIKKRSASFE from the coding sequence ATGAAAAAGGAAAAGGATTGGCTGTTTCTATTACCTGCTATTCTTGTTGTAGCCGTCATGACGCAGGTGCCATTTATTTTGACAATTATTTATTCAACTCTGAAATGGAATTTATCAAGACCAGATTTACCGATTAAATTCATTGGATTTGAAAATTATCTTTACTATTTGAGAATCCCCGAGTTTCCGGTTATTCCCGAGTTCTATTCCATATTTTGGCAAACCATAGTACTCACCCTTTCCACTCTGATTTTCTGTGCCGTATTCGGATTCCTCTTTTCCATTCTATTGGACCATCAGGTGCCCGGAATCAACATTGCAAGAACCCTGATCATGGGCCCTTTCTTTGTCATGTCTACCGCCAGTGGTGTCATCTGGAAAACAACCATATTCAATACGACTTTCGGATGGTACGGAGTCATTGCAAAGTCATTGGGGTTTACGCCTGTTGACCTTTTGAGTTACCACCCCATGGCGGTCATTATTTTTCTATTCTCTTGGCAGTGGATACCCTTCTTTGTTCTGATTATTCTGGCAGGGCTTCAGGGAATATCGGGAGATGTCGTGGATAGCATGCGAGTAGATGGAGCCAACTGGTTTGAATCAACCTTTATGATAAAGCTCCCGATGATCTCTCAGCATGTCATGGTGGCTACCATGTTGGGACTTATTTTTATTGTAAAAGAAATTGGTCTGATCCTCGTAACGACTGCCGGTGGTCCCGGTACTCGGTCGTATAACCTGCCTTACGCGGTTTATATGGAAATTTTCAATGGATCTCAAGTTGGTAGGGCAGGAGCATTGGCAACTATGACAGTGGCCATTACCCTTATTTCTGTCAACGTTTTGTATCGAATCATTAAAAAAAGGAGTGCATCCTTTGAGTGA
- a CDS encoding carbohydrate ABC transporter permease: protein MNPDKLKIVRRHNLRKKINIFLLSVFIFAVAILYFSPILYMFLTSFKTEHQAVSPRLFFKPTLDTFKLVLSDANMFGFLKNSLIQVFFTTFACLLLAIPASFVLVFGKFKKRNTGEKIYVWFITTILLPPVAVIIPLYTWYQKFNLIKSPLGLLVAYIGFHVPIVVWMLHSFFKDVPKSIIEASEIDGCSRFRQLISIALPLVRTGIISSALLVAIFVWNEFFLGFNLTGNSTATLPVYMSRFREQQGMFVAQLSASSTIAILPAVILGWITQKSLVKGLTLGAVKG, encoded by the coding sequence ATGAATCCAGATAAACTTAAAATAGTCAGACGGCACAATCTCAGAAAGAAAATCAATATATTTCTCCTCTCTGTGTTTATCTTTGCGGTGGCAATCCTATATTTTTCACCCATCCTTTATATGTTTCTGACATCTTTTAAAACAGAGCATCAAGCTGTCAGTCCCAGACTCTTTTTCAAACCGACACTTGATACATTTAAACTGGTATTAAGTGATGCAAATATGTTCGGTTTTCTGAAGAACTCTCTGATTCAAGTATTCTTTACAACATTTGCCTGCCTCTTGTTGGCTATTCCTGCTTCTTTTGTTCTCGTCTTCGGCAAATTTAAAAAACGGAATACCGGAGAAAAAATATATGTTTGGTTTATTACAACCATATTATTACCTCCGGTAGCTGTCATTATTCCTCTTTACACCTGGTATCAGAAATTTAATCTGATCAAGTCTCCATTGGGCTTGTTGGTGGCATACATAGGATTTCATGTTCCCATTGTCGTGTGGATGCTTCATTCCTTTTTTAAAGATGTTCCTAAATCGATAATTGAAGCCTCTGAAATTGATGGTTGTTCCCGCTTCCGCCAATTGATTTCCATTGCTCTGCCGCTTGTTAGAACAGGGATTATTTCATCCGCTTTACTTGTTGCCATCTTTGTCTGGAATGAGTTTTTCTTAGGATTTAATCTCACTGGAAATTCAACGGCAACACTTCCTGTGTATATGTCCCGATTCAGGGAACAGCAGGGGATGTTTGTGGCACAGTTGTCAGCTTCCTCCACGATTGCTATTCTACCGGCAGTGATCCTTGGATGGATCACTCAAAAATCTCTTGTAAAGGGATTAACGCTGGGAGCTGTCAAGGGTTAA